In Bermanella sp. WJH001, the genomic stretch TGGGCAGGATGTGGGGCGTGGTACTTTCTCGCATCGTCATGCTGTTTTGCACAACCAAAAAGATGGTGCAACCTATTGTTCTTTGCAAAACATGAGCGAAGATCAGCCAACTTATACGATTCATGACTCACTGCTTTCTGAAGAAGCTGTGTTAGGTTTTGAGTATGGTTACGCTACAACAACGCCTAACATGCTGGTGATTTGGGAAGCGCAGTTCGGTGATTTTGCGAACGGTGCACAAGTGGTAATGGATCAGTTTATTTCTAGTGGTGAGCATAAGTGGAGTCGTTTATGCGGTTTAACTATGCTGTTGCCACATGGTTATGAAGGTCAAGGTCCTGAACACAGTTCGGCTCGGTTAGAGCGTTATTTGCAGCTGTGTGCAGAGCACAATATGCAGGTTTGTGTACCTTCAACGCCCGCGCAAATTTTCCACCTATTGCGTCGTCAAGCTATTCGCCCATTACGTAAACCATTAATCGTCATGTCACCGAAGAGCTTGTTGCGTCATAAAGAAGCGATTAGTACATTGGAAGACCTAGCTCAAGGTGCTTTCCAAAATGTTATTCCAGAAGTTGAAGACGTAAATCCAAAAGATATTACGCGTCTTGTTTTGTGTAGCGGCAAGGTTTATTACGATCTGATCGATCGTCGTCGTTCAGAAGAAATGAAGCATGTTGCTATTGTTCGCATTGAGCAGTTGTATCCCTTCCCTGAAGAAGAGTTGTTTGCTGCGATTTCTCCATATACCAATTTAAAAGAGTCGGTTTGGTGTCAAGAAGAGCCTATGAACCAAGGTGCTTGGTATAGCTCTCAGCACCATATGCGTCGTGTGGTTAACCAACATGACTCTAGTCTGTATTTAGATTATGCAGGTCGAGAAGCGTCAGCCTCTCCGGCTGCTGGTTATATGGCGTTGCACTTAGAGCAACAAGAGCAATTGATCAAAGATGCATTGGGCCTTTAGGGTCAAGCGAACAACGAATTAGGAATAGTGAACATGAGTATTGAAGTTAAAGCCCCCGTTTTCCCTGAATCAGTTGCTGATGGCACCATTGCAACTTGGCACAAGCAGCCTGGCGAAGCGGTAAAACGCGATGAGCTATTGGTGGATATTGAAACCGATAAAGTGGTACTAGAGGTTGTTGCTCAGTCTGACGGCGTGATTAAAGAAATCATCAAAGCCGAAGGGGATACCATTTTAAGTGCTGAAGTGATTGCAATATTTGAAGCTGGGGCTGAAGGCAGCGCGTCTGCGGATGAACCCGCTCCAGCGGCACAAAGTGCAGCGCAGGAGTCATCAAGTGCTGATGATTTAAAAGTGAATCCAGCCGCGCGCAAATTAGCGGAAGAAAAAGGCGTATCACTTGCCGATGTCAAATCGTCAGGTAAAGACGGCCGTATTACTAAAGAAGATGTTCTTAATCATCTTAAAACCCCTGAGCCAGCGCCAGCACAAGTTGCTACGGCGGCACCTGCTGCACCTCAAAGTGCACCTGCGCCAGTGGTATCTGCACCTGTGATTCCTAGCTTTAATCAAGGTGAACGTGCTGAGAAGCGCGTACCTATGACTCGCTTACGTGCAACCATTGCTAAGCGTCTTGTTTCTGCTCAACAAAATGCGGCCATGTTAACCACTTATAACGAAGTGGACATGAAAGCAGTGATGGATTTACGTAAACAGTACAAAGACATGTTTGAGAAGAAGCATGATGGCGTACGTCTAGGTTTCATGTCTTTCTTTGTTAAGGCTGCAACTGAAGCGCTAAAACGTTTCCCATCAGTGAACGCATCAATTGATGGTAATGACGTGGTTTATCATGGCTACCAAGATATTGGTGTTGCGGTATCCACTGAGAAAGGTCTTGTTGTGCCAGTTCTTCGTGATGTTGATGCCATGGGTCTTGCTGATATTGAGCGCAGTATCACGGATTTTGCAGGTAAAGCACGTGAAGCCAAATTGGGTATCGAAGAGATGCAAGGTGGTACATTTACCATAACCAATGGTGGAACTTTTGGGTCACTAATGTCGACACCTATTCTAAACCCACCACAAACTGCTATCTTAGGTATGCATAAGATTCAAGATCGCCCAATGGCGATTAATGGCCAAGTTGAAATTCGTCCCATGATGTACCTAGCACTTTCTTATGATCACAGAATGATTGACGGCAAAGAAGCGGTTCAATTTTTAGTGACCATTAAAGAATTGCTAGAAGATCCAGCTCGTATTTTATTGGATATCTGATTTAACAATAATAAGGCCCGGTGTGAGCCGGGTTTTAATTGCATTTATGTTATGCCCTTAAGCGCGCATAAAAGGAAAAGTCATGGATAAGTTTGATGTAATTGTAATTGGTGGTGGTCCTGGTGGCTATGTTGCAGCAATTCGAGCTGCGCAACTGGGTCTTAAAACCGCATGTATTGATAAATGGTTAAATGCAGACGGTAAAGGTGTATTTGGTGGTACTTGTTTGAATGTCGGTTGTATTCCGTCTAAAGCATTGTTGGATAGCTCTTATAAGTACGAAGAAGCAAAACATAATTACGACATTCATGGTATCAGCATTAAAGATATTAAAATGGATGTGCCTGCTATGTTGTCTCGTAAAGAGACAATCGTGAAGAACTTGACGCAAGGTGTGGCAGGTTTATTCAAAGCAAACGGTGTAACGCCTTTAGAAGGCTTTGGTAAGTTGCTTGCTGGTAAAAAAGTTGAATTTACGAATCATGCTGGCAAAACTGAAATTTTAGAAACTGAGAATGTCATTATTGCAACTGGTTCTGTGCCGGTTGAAATTCCACCTGCGCCATTAACTGAAGGTGTGATTGTAGACTCTTCAGGTGCTCTTGAATTTACTGAAGCGCCTAAGCGTTTAGGTGTGATTGGTGCGGGTGTTATTGGTTTAGAGCTAGGCAGTGTTTGGAATCGTTTAGGTTCTGAAGTCACCGTACTTGAAGCTCAAGATAAGTTCTTGCACCTAGTTGATTCTCAAATTGGTAAAGAAGCAGCTAAGCAATTTAAGAACCAAGGCATGAATATCATGCTGGGTGCTCGCCTAACAGGCACCGAAGTGAAAGGTAAAGGTAAGAAGCAAGAAGTGATTGTGTCTTACACGGACAGCGAAGGCGATAAAACCATTACCTTTGATAAACTAATTGTGGCGGTTGGTCGTCGCCCATACACCGAGAATTTATTATCTGGTGATTGTGGTGTTAATCTTGATGAGCGTGGTTTCATTTTTGTAAATAGCCGCTGTGCAACGGATGCACCTGGCGTTTATGCAATTGGTGATGTGGTTCGTGGACCAATGCTTGCCCATAAATCTTCAGAAGAAGGTGTAATGGTTGCTGAGCGTATTGCTGGCCATAAAGCGCAAGTGAATTATGACTGCATTCCTTCAGTTATTTATACGCACCCAGAAATTGCTTGGGTCGGTAAAAGTGAAGATGAACTAAAAGCAGCTGGTGATAAATATAATGTTGGTACTTTCCCATTTGCGGCGGTTGGTCGTGCAATGGCTGCCAATGACACCGCTGGTTTTGTAAAAATTATTGCTGATGCTGAAACAGACACCATTCTTGGAGCCAGTGTGATCGGGCCAAGCGCGGGTGATTTGGTGCAGCAGGTGGTGATTGCCATGGAGTTTGGCTCAAGTGCAGAAGATTTAGGCATGATGGTATTCTCACATCCAACCTTATCGGAAGCGGTTCACGAAGCTGCATTGGGCGTTAATAATCACGCCATACACAAGCAGAATCGTAAACGTAAATAGCCTGAAAAATAAACTGGTTAGTGTTAAAGCTAACCAGTTTTAGGTTTAAACACCCTGGTTTTCACCTCTTAAGTGTCTTTTATTCTGGGTTTTTGATATAACAAAAACCTATAAGGCGCACTGAATCTTTTTGGTGCGTTATTTTCACCAAGGAAGCACGACGAGGTCATCATGAATTTACATGAATATCAGGCTAAGCAGCTTTTTGCCGCTTATGGTTTACCTGTTTCCCAAGGGGTAGTTGCCACTTCGCCTGAGGAAGCCGCAAAAGCGGCTGATAGTGTTCCCGGTAGTGCGTGGGTAGTTAAAGCGCAGGTTCATGCCGGTGGACGAGGTAAAGCTGGTGGCGTAAAAGTAGTTAAAACCAAAGACGAAATTAAAGAATTTGCCGCCCATTGGTTGGGTCGCAATCTTGTCTCCTATCAAACCGACGCAGGCGGCCAGCCTGTACATCAAATTTTAATTGAAGAATGCACAGATATTGACCAAGAGTTGTATCTTGGTGCGGTTGTTGATCGTGCTTCTCAGCGTGTGGTTTTCATGGCGTCCACTGAAGGTGGCGTTGAAATTGAAAAAGTCGCTCACGAAACCCCAGAAAAAATCCTAAAAGCTGAAATAGATCCATTAACGGGTGCGCAGCCACATCAAGCCCGTGAGCTGGCATTTAAGCTGGGTTTAAAAGATCATCAAATTAAACAATTTACCCAAATCTTTTTAGGTTTATCAAAGTTGTTTTTTGAAAAAGATTTAGCGTTGTTAGAAATTAACCCACTGGTTATCACCAAGGCGGGTGATCTTCATTGTCTTGATGCCAAAATTAATATCGATGGTAATGCGTTATACGCACACAAAGATTTACAAGCCATGCACGACCCATCACAAGATGATGCCCGTGAAGCAGAAGCGGCTAAGTGGGAACTTAACTATGTCGCCTTAGATGGCAACATTGGCTGTATGGTGAACGGTGCAGGTTTAGCCATGGGCACCATGGATATTATTAAACTGCATGGTGGCGACCCAGCTAACTTTTTAGATGTGGGCGGCGGTGCAACTAAAGAACGTGTAGCTGAAGCGTTTAAAATTATTCTTTCTGACAGCAAGGTAAAGGCTGTACTGGTGAATATCTTTGGCGGCATTGTACGTTGTGACATGATCGCAGAAGGCATTATTGGTGCCGTAAAAGAAGTGGGCGTAAAAGTGCCAGTGGTTGTGCGCTTAGAAGGTAATAACGCTGAGCTTGGCTCACAAAAATTAGCTGAAAGCGGTTTGGATATCATCGCCGCGACCAGTTTGACGGATGCCGCGCAACAAGTGGTAAAAGCAGCAGGAGGCCAATAATAATGAGCATTTTAATCGATAAAAATACCAAGGTTATTTGCCAAGGTTTTACCGGCTCTCAAGGCAGCTTCCATTCAGAGCAAGCCATCGAATACGGTACAAAAATGGTAGGTGGTGTAACCCCAGGCAAAGGTGGCACCAAACACCTAGGTTTACCGGTTTTTAATACAGTAAAAGAAGCAGTTGAAGTAACGGGTGCCGAAGCATCTGTTATTTATGTACCTGCACCATTTTGTAAAGACTCCATTCTAGAAGCCGCTAACGGTGGCATTAAACTGATTGTGTGTATCACTGAGGGTATTCCAACCCTAGACATGATGGTATGTAAAATTCGTTGTGATGAATTGGGTGTGACTTTAATTGGACCAAATTGCCCAGGTGTCATTACACCAGGGGAGAGCAAGATTGGCATTATGCCGGGCCATATTCATAAGCCAGGTAAAGTGGGCATTGTATCTCGCTCAGGTACATTAACTTATGAAGCGGTTAAACAAACCACGGATTATGGTTTTGGTCAGTCTACCTGTGTGGGTATTGGTGGTGACCCCATTCCGGGATCCAGTTTCATTGATATTCTGCAGCGTTTTCAGGATGACCCTAAAACTGAAGCGATTGTCATGATTGGTGAAATTGGTGGGACCGCTGAAGAAGAGGCCGCTGAGTTTATCAAACACAATGTGACCAAACCTGTGGTTTCTTATATTGCTGGTGTTACGGCTCCTGCAGGCAAGCGTATGGGCCATGCTGGGGCGATTATAGCCGGTGGTAAGGGCACAGCTGCTGAGAAGTTTGCAGCTCTAGAAGCGGCTGGTGTGAAAACAGTGCGCAGTTTGGCCGACATTGGCGAGGCATTAAAAGAAAAAGCAGGTTGGTAACCAACTTGTAGAGCCAAAGCCCTCATTAGAGGGCTTTTTTTTGCCTATTGATTCTTGGTTAGTGACCTATATCAGGGGTTTGAGTATTAAACAGAGTTAACGTATGCCCATCTAAATCGCAGAATTCTAAATTTAGGGCATAACAATGATGACAAAACATGGTTTAACAATTGGCATCGAAAGAGTTAATCAAGACTGTTTTATTTCTCTTAAAGCAATCGGGAAATTAACCCATGATGATTACTTAGCCATTACACCATTAATTGATGGGGCTTTATCGCAAGTTGAGAAGCCCCATGCTGATGTGCTCTTTGATGCCACCGAACTGGATGGTTGGGAGTTAAGAGCGGCTTGGGATGATTTCAAATTAGGGCTCAAGCATGGTCGTGAATTTCAAAGAATTGCCATATGCGGTAATAAACGTTGGTTGCAGGTGGCAGCCAAGATAGGAGAGTGGTTTATCTCTGGTGATGTTAAGTACTTTGATGACGTAGAAGACGCTTTAGAGTGGTTGGCAAACATCCCTGCCAATGACGTTACCAACTGATATCTTTGCCTTGCCAATCAATGTAACTTAGTTGTCCATCTGTTTGAATCGGGTTGACCACAGACTCTAATTGTTGAGCAACAAAATCCGGTGTAAACAATTTATCTTTTGCGATATTTTGCTGGAAAGGTTTGCTTAAGCTTGTATCGGTTGTACCTGGGTGAAATGCAATTATTTTGACGCCCTTTGCTCTTTTGGCGAACTCAAGACTCAGATTTTTTAAAAGCATATTTAGAGCGGCTTTGCTTGCCCTGTAGCTATACCATCCTCCCAATCGGTTATCTGAAATACTGCCCACACGAGCACTGAACACAACGACCTTGCATTTTTGTTTTCGGGTTAATGGGAACAGCGCTTGCAGCCATAAAATAGGGGTTATGGTATTGGCATTTATGACAGATAAAAATGCATCACGGTTAAAATTTTCAATGCGTTTTTCTACCTGAATAGTCTCGTTTTGAAGGATGCCGTTGCAAATGTAAATGCGATCTATAGAGGGGAGTTGCATTTTAGCAATCTGCTCAACTGCGTTAGTGATTGATGTTTCAGAGTAGTCACAAACAATACTGTTGATGTTGTCATTGTCAGTGATAAGTGCTTTACGTGATATTGCAATAAGGTTGTCACATGAAGGAGCAAGCTGATGAATGATAGCGGATGCAATGGCACTGTTTGCACCAATAACAATACTATTCATTACACCCTCCTTGTTTACAAGAAGGTGGTTTTAATTGGTTTCTTTTAGAAAAAAAACCGGTTATATCATGTCGATATTTTGCAAATATTAGGTAACTCGGTTTTAAGATAGGCTGTAACCATCGCCATTTTAAAGGTGAGAACCATTTGCCTAAACCCACTGTTTGCCATAGTAAATACGTGGCATCTAATCCTGTTACCCAATCTCCCTCTGATGTCTTTACATGCAATAGTGCATCTAAAGTTTGTATGTCTAGTTCGGGGTGCCTTGATTCAAAAGAGGCATCACGAATGTTTTCAAACATAATATGGTTATGAACGTCTTTATTTTTTAGATGGGTAATCTCCCAATTACATATTGGGCATGAACCATCATAGAAAACAGTGATTTTTCCATTTTGTGGTTTCATCTCAAAGTACCGCTTCAATGTCTTTTATTAAGATCGCTGAATTTGGCTTGATAGAACTTTCGTAACGTTTTATCACGTCACCTTGGCGATTCACTAAATATTTATTGAAATTCCACCTTGGTTCACCTTGTTGTGAACTTAAGTGTTCAAAGATTGGGTGGGCATCAGTGCCTTTAACACTTATTGGTTTACTCATAACAAAACTGACACCAAAATTTTTATAACAAATACTGGCTGTTTGCGCTTCGTTACTGGCTTCTTGATTAAAACTATTTGAAGGGAAGCCAATCACAACTAAACCCTTGTCTTTGTAAGACTGGTATAGCTGCTCTAAATCTGAGAATTGTTTGGTATACCCGCAATGACTAGCAGTATTTATGATCAGGACAGGATTGTTTTTTACGATATTGCAAAGTTGAATCTCGTCAGAGCTGTGCAGTTTGTGAATACTGGTATCGAGCCAATCAGGGCACTGGGCCCATGATATTGAAGGTAGGATGGCGAAAAGCAGTGCGTATAGTTTCATGACTCACCCAAATGTGATTATAAAGACTATACGCATCACAGCAGCTAATGGATTAATCCTATAAATGCTGGGAGGTGTTGGCTGTTATGCCAAATCTCGCATCAACAACGTGTAGGGATTATCAACATAGCCACTAG encodes the following:
- the lpdA gene encoding dihydrolipoyl dehydrogenase, with product MDKFDVIVIGGGPGGYVAAIRAAQLGLKTACIDKWLNADGKGVFGGTCLNVGCIPSKALLDSSYKYEEAKHNYDIHGISIKDIKMDVPAMLSRKETIVKNLTQGVAGLFKANGVTPLEGFGKLLAGKKVEFTNHAGKTEILETENVIIATGSVPVEIPPAPLTEGVIVDSSGALEFTEAPKRLGVIGAGVIGLELGSVWNRLGSEVTVLEAQDKFLHLVDSQIGKEAAKQFKNQGMNIMLGARLTGTEVKGKGKKQEVIVSYTDSEGDKTITFDKLIVAVGRRPYTENLLSGDCGVNLDERGFIFVNSRCATDAPGVYAIGDVVRGPMLAHKSSEEGVMVAERIAGHKAQVNYDCIPSVIYTHPEIAWVGKSEDELKAAGDKYNVGTFPFAAVGRAMAANDTAGFVKIIADAETDTILGASVIGPSAGDLVQQVVIAMEFGSSAEDLGMMVFSHPTLSEAVHEAALGVNNHAIHKQNRKRK
- a CDS encoding STAS/SEC14 domain-containing protein; translation: MMTKHGLTIGIERVNQDCFISLKAIGKLTHDDYLAITPLIDGALSQVEKPHADVLFDATELDGWELRAAWDDFKLGLKHGREFQRIAICGNKRWLQVAAKIGEWFISGDVKYFDDVEDALEWLANIPANDVTN
- the sucC gene encoding ADP-forming succinate--CoA ligase subunit beta, translated to MNLHEYQAKQLFAAYGLPVSQGVVATSPEEAAKAADSVPGSAWVVKAQVHAGGRGKAGGVKVVKTKDEIKEFAAHWLGRNLVSYQTDAGGQPVHQILIEECTDIDQELYLGAVVDRASQRVVFMASTEGGVEIEKVAHETPEKILKAEIDPLTGAQPHQARELAFKLGLKDHQIKQFTQIFLGLSKLFFEKDLALLEINPLVITKAGDLHCLDAKINIDGNALYAHKDLQAMHDPSQDDAREAEAAKWELNYVALDGNIGCMVNGAGLAMGTMDIIKLHGGDPANFLDVGGGATKERVAEAFKIILSDSKVKAVLVNIFGGIVRCDMIAEGIIGAVKEVGVKVPVVVRLEGNNAELGSQKLAESGLDIIAATSLTDAAQQVVKAAGGQ
- a CDS encoding DUF393 domain-containing protein, which produces MKPQNGKITVFYDGSCPICNWEITHLKNKDVHNHIMFENIRDASFESRHPELDIQTLDALLHVKTSEGDWVTGLDATYLLWQTVGLGKWFSPLKWRWLQPILKPSYLIFAKYRHDITGFFSKRNQLKPPSCKQGGCNE
- a CDS encoding SDR family NAD(P)-dependent oxidoreductase; translated protein: MNSIVIGANSAIASAIIHQLAPSCDNLIAISRKALITDNDNINSIVCDYSETSITNAVEQIAKMQLPSIDRIYICNGILQNETIQVEKRIENFNRDAFLSVINANTITPILWLQALFPLTRKQKCKVVVFSARVGSISDNRLGGWYSYRASKAALNMLLKNLSLEFAKRAKGVKIIAFHPGTTDTSLSKPFQQNIAKDKLFTPDFVAQQLESVVNPIQTDGQLSYIDWQGKDISW
- a CDS encoding glutathione peroxidase, whose translation is MKLYALLFAILPSISWAQCPDWLDTSIHKLHSSDEIQLCNIVKNNPVLIINTASHCGYTKQFSDLEQLYQSYKDKGLVVIGFPSNSFNQEASNEAQTASICYKNFGVSFVMSKPISVKGTDAHPIFEHLSSQQGEPRWNFNKYLVNRQGDVIKRYESSIKPNSAILIKDIEAVL
- the odhB gene encoding 2-oxoglutarate dehydrogenase complex dihydrolipoyllysine-residue succinyltransferase, with the translated sequence MSIEVKAPVFPESVADGTIATWHKQPGEAVKRDELLVDIETDKVVLEVVAQSDGVIKEIIKAEGDTILSAEVIAIFEAGAEGSASADEPAPAAQSAAQESSSADDLKVNPAARKLAEEKGVSLADVKSSGKDGRITKEDVLNHLKTPEPAPAQVATAAPAAPQSAPAPVVSAPVIPSFNQGERAEKRVPMTRLRATIAKRLVSAQQNAAMLTTYNEVDMKAVMDLRKQYKDMFEKKHDGVRLGFMSFFVKAATEALKRFPSVNASIDGNDVVYHGYQDIGVAVSTEKGLVVPVLRDVDAMGLADIERSITDFAGKAREAKLGIEEMQGGTFTITNGGTFGSLMSTPILNPPQTAILGMHKIQDRPMAINGQVEIRPMMYLALSYDHRMIDGKEAVQFLVTIKELLEDPARILLDI
- the sucD gene encoding succinate--CoA ligase subunit alpha, translated to MSILIDKNTKVICQGFTGSQGSFHSEQAIEYGTKMVGGVTPGKGGTKHLGLPVFNTVKEAVEVTGAEASVIYVPAPFCKDSILEAANGGIKLIVCITEGIPTLDMMVCKIRCDELGVTLIGPNCPGVITPGESKIGIMPGHIHKPGKVGIVSRSGTLTYEAVKQTTDYGFGQSTCVGIGGDPIPGSSFIDILQRFQDDPKTEAIVMIGEIGGTAEEEAAEFIKHNVTKPVVSYIAGVTAPAGKRMGHAGAIIAGGKGTAAEKFAALEAAGVKTVRSLADIGEALKEKAGW